A genomic stretch from Rhodomicrobium vannielii ATCC 17100 includes:
- a CDS encoding bifunctional folylpolyglutamate synthase/dihydrofolate synthase: protein MSKAGHTRAPRNSSDISLSSPSDSLLARLQTLHPKSIDLSLGRVHRLLRALGDPHRSIPPVVHVAGTNGKGSVVAFLKAMLEASGYRAHVFTSPHLVRFHERIQLAAQGGARPISESHLADVLARTETANRGEPITFFEITTAAAFLAFAENPADIVLLETGLGGRLDATNVIDEPLATVLTAISIDHCSYLGDNIEAIAGEKAGILKRGRPAIVSRQSDEAMHVIAMRAAALEAPVIAAGASWDVFEQQGHLVYQDEESLLDLPLPRLFGHHQFENAGTAIATARNLEGFHVSEAAIAKGITSAVWPARLERLGPGRLHALAPEGSEIWVDGGHNPAAGEVVARALADLEERVSSPIHLIVGMLSTKDAGGFLRHFQGLPELTATVDIEGQTSAYKADELAAIARREGLAAEPAGSLEEAFAKSRAAAKGPIRIVIAGSLYLAGQVLAAHAEEPHD from the coding sequence ATGAGCAAAGCGGGGCACACTCGCGCCCCTCGCAATTCTTCGGACATCTCCTTGAGCTCACCCTCAGACAGCCTGCTTGCGCGCCTTCAGACGCTGCACCCGAAAAGCATCGACCTCTCGCTCGGCCGCGTGCATCGGCTTCTCCGCGCGCTCGGCGACCCACATCGAAGCATTCCTCCCGTGGTTCACGTCGCGGGCACCAACGGCAAGGGGTCCGTGGTCGCGTTCCTGAAGGCGATGCTCGAAGCGTCCGGTTATCGCGCGCATGTCTTCACCTCGCCGCACCTCGTGCGTTTCCATGAACGCATCCAGCTCGCGGCGCAGGGTGGTGCAAGGCCGATCAGCGAGAGCCATCTGGCCGATGTCCTGGCGCGCACTGAGACTGCCAATCGCGGCGAGCCGATCACATTTTTCGAGATCACCACGGCAGCGGCGTTCCTCGCCTTCGCCGAAAATCCGGCCGACATCGTACTTCTGGAGACGGGGCTCGGCGGGCGGCTTGACGCGACCAACGTCATCGACGAGCCTTTGGCAACCGTGCTGACGGCGATCTCGATCGATCATTGCTCCTATCTCGGCGATAATATCGAGGCCATCGCCGGCGAGAAGGCGGGCATTTTGAAGCGCGGACGCCCCGCTATCGTCTCGCGGCAGTCGGACGAGGCGATGCACGTCATTGCCATGCGCGCCGCAGCCCTCGAAGCGCCTGTGATCGCGGCCGGTGCAAGCTGGGACGTGTTCGAGCAGCAGGGCCACCTCGTCTATCAGGATGAGGAAAGCCTGCTCGATCTGCCGCTTCCGCGCTTGTTCGGCCACCACCAGTTCGAGAACGCGGGCACGGCCATCGCCACCGCGCGCAACCTCGAAGGCTTCCACGTGTCCGAGGCAGCCATCGCGAAAGGGATCACATCGGCGGTCTGGCCCGCGCGGCTCGAACGCCTCGGCCCCGGTCGTCTTCACGCGCTCGCGCCCGAGGGCTCGGAAATCTGGGTGGACGGCGGGCATAATCCAGCTGCGGGCGAGGTGGTGGCGCGCGCGCTGGCCGACCTCGAAGAGCGCGTGTCGAGCCCCATTCATTTGATCGTCGGAATGCTGTCGACCAAGGATGCGGGCGGTTTTCTCCGTCACTTTCAGGGCCTGCCCGAGCTTACGGCCACCGTCGACATCGAGGGCCAGACGTCGGCTTACAAGGCGGACGAGCTTGCCGCCATCGCGCGCCGCGAGGGACTTGCCGCCGAGCCAGCCGGGAGCCTCGAAGAGGCTTTTGCGAAAAGCCGCGCCGCCGCGAAAGGCCCCATCCGCATCGTCATCGCGGGCTCGCTCTATCTCGCCGGGCAAGTGCTCGCGGCCCACGCCGAAGAACCGCACGACTGA
- a CDS encoding S41 family peptidase, producing MRKKELALGAFLIALVVTGGFLFMPLVQRESAQATSPEIYKNLELFGVVLERVRAEYVEKPDDAKLIENAIKGLVNGLDPHSAYLTPKEFQDEQADTRGEFGGLGIDVMMEDGAIKVIAPLDNMPADRAGVLAGDAITALDGQTVKGLSMDAAVDRMRGAVGSPVTLTIQRKGATNPITVKVIRDIIKINPVQYSVEGDAGWIKVKSFENEHTTEYLQKAVEDIKRTLDGKVSGYVLDLRNNPGGLLDQAIDLSDAFLDKGSIVVTRGRNAEDIERTTAKPGDIADGKPVIVLLNGGSASASEVVAGALQDHKRATLLGTRSFGKGSVQTLIPLANKGAIRVTTARYFTPSGRSIQATGIEPDYVVEPELPPELKLQLASVPFESEAQLRGHLKNAAATEEGGGSISYVPKEKEKDNQLQAALALLHGQLPQTGNKAMDSLDQARATTPASSPLANGPSGG from the coding sequence ATGCGGAAAAAGGAACTCGCGCTCGGTGCGTTCCTCATCGCGCTGGTCGTGACCGGCGGATTTCTCTTCATGCCGCTCGTTCAGCGCGAAAGCGCGCAGGCGACGAGCCCTGAAATCTACAAGAACCTCGAACTGTTCGGAGTCGTGCTGGAGCGCGTGCGCGCCGAATATGTCGAAAAACCCGATGACGCGAAACTCATCGAAAATGCGATCAAGGGCCTCGTGAATGGGCTCGATCCGCATTCAGCCTATCTGACGCCCAAGGAATTTCAGGACGAGCAAGCCGACACGCGCGGCGAGTTCGGCGGCCTCGGCATCGATGTCATGATGGAAGACGGTGCCATCAAGGTCATCGCGCCGCTCGACAATATGCCTGCCGATCGGGCAGGCGTGCTCGCTGGCGATGCAATCACGGCGCTCGATGGTCAAACGGTGAAGGGGCTCAGCATGGATGCCGCCGTCGACCGCATGCGCGGGGCGGTCGGCTCGCCGGTTACGCTCACGATCCAGCGGAAGGGCGCGACCAACCCGATCACGGTGAAGGTCATCCGCGACATCATCAAGATCAATCCGGTGCAATATAGCGTCGAGGGTGATGCGGGCTGGATCAAGGTGAAGTCGTTCGAGAACGAACATACGACCGAATATCTTCAGAAGGCGGTCGAAGACATCAAGAGGACGCTCGACGGCAAGGTGTCGGGCTACGTGCTCGACCTGCGCAACAATCCGGGCGGTCTGCTCGATCAGGCCATCGACCTTTCCGACGCGTTTCTCGACAAGGGCTCCATCGTCGTGACGCGCGGGAGGAATGCCGAAGACATCGAGCGCACGACCGCTAAGCCGGGCGATATCGCTGACGGCAAGCCGGTGATCGTGCTTCTCAACGGCGGATCGGCGTCAGCCTCGGAGGTCGTCGCGGGCGCGCTTCAGGACCACAAGCGGGCGACGCTGCTCGGCACACGCTCCTTCGGCAAGGGATCGGTGCAAACGCTCATTCCGCTCGCCAACAAGGGCGCGATCCGAGTCACCACCGCACGCTATTTCACGCCGTCGGGCCGCTCGATCCAGGCGACCGGCATCGAACCTGATTATGTGGTGGAACCCGAGCTTCCGCCGGAGCTGAAGCTGCAACTCGCCAGCGTGCCCTTTGAATCCGAGGCTCAGTTGCGCGGCCATCTGAAGAACGCCGCCGCGACGGAAGAGGGGGGTGGCAGCATCTCCTACGTCCCGAAGGAGAAGGAAAAGGACAACCAGCTTCAGGCGGCGTTGGCGCTCCTCCATGGGCAACTGCCGCAAACGGGCAATAAGGCCATGGATTCGCTGGATCAGGCGCGTGCCACGACCCCGGCTTCAAGCCCGCTGGCGAACGGCCCGTCGGGCGGCTGA
- a CDS encoding lytic murein transglycosylase, with translation MAMNFSRRAVLQGALATLVSGACGSGVLTPSASAQSARMPFPQWVEAFGARARSRGISGATYARVMGALKPDTSVYALDKAQPEFKEEVWQYLNRRVSDWRIGIGIERAREYAPLLEKIERTYGVDRYVMLGLWGMESAFGDVVTNPKHMRPVFPALAALAWGEPRRRSYWEQELLNALVIVDRGWARPDEMIGSWAGAMGHTQWMPEVWLNMGVDFNGDGKILPFGPPDDALAGTAQYIAKRGKYRRGEGWGYEVRLPEGMGGAGGWKSIAAWQDKGVTRATGKPFPRPGEQARLWQPVARGPAFLLTRNFDAIKSYNPANTYALAIAHLGDRLKGEGPFVQQFPGGERAPTLAEVQELQKRLTAAGFDTDGTDGRVGKDTMKAIRDFQLKVGMQPADGYAGLKVLARLRASGV, from the coding sequence ATGGCTATGAATTTTTCACGCAGGGCGGTGCTTCAGGGCGCGCTCGCCACTCTGGTCTCAGGCGCTTGCGGCAGCGGCGTCCTAACCCCTTCAGCTTCTGCACAATCGGCGCGCATGCCATTTCCGCAATGGGTCGAGGCGTTCGGCGCCCGCGCCCGCTCGCGCGGCATCTCCGGCGCGACGTATGCGCGTGTCATGGGAGCGCTCAAGCCCGACACCTCCGTCTACGCGCTCGACAAGGCGCAGCCCGAATTCAAGGAAGAAGTCTGGCAGTACCTTAATCGCCGCGTGTCCGACTGGCGTATCGGCATCGGTATCGAGCGCGCCCGCGAATATGCGCCATTGTTGGAGAAGATCGAGCGCACCTACGGCGTGGACCGCTACGTGATGCTCGGCCTCTGGGGCATGGAGAGCGCGTTCGGCGATGTCGTTACCAACCCGAAGCATATGCGCCCCGTGTTCCCGGCGCTCGCGGCGCTCGCGTGGGGCGAGCCGCGCCGCCGCAGCTATTGGGAGCAGGAGCTTCTGAACGCGCTCGTCATCGTCGATCGCGGCTGGGCGAGGCCGGATGAGATGATCGGTTCGTGGGCGGGCGCGATGGGGCATACGCAATGGATGCCCGAGGTCTGGCTCAACATGGGCGTGGATTTCAACGGCGACGGCAAGATTTTGCCTTTCGGCCCGCCGGACGATGCACTTGCGGGCACGGCACAATATATCGCAAAGCGCGGGAAATATCGGCGCGGCGAGGGCTGGGGCTATGAAGTGCGCCTGCCGGAAGGCATGGGCGGCGCGGGCGGCTGGAAGTCCATCGCTGCATGGCAGGACAAGGGCGTGACGCGGGCGACCGGCAAGCCGTTCCCGAGGCCCGGCGAACAGGCGCGGCTGTGGCAGCCGGTGGCGCGCGGCCCGGCGTTCCTGCTCACGCGGAATTTCGATGCGATCAAGTCATACAACCCGGCGAACACTTACGCGCTGGCGATTGCCCATCTCGGCGACCGCCTGAAAGGCGAAGGCCCGTTCGTGCAGCAGTTCCCGGGCGGGGAGCGCGCACCCACGCTGGCGGAGGTTCAGGAGTTGCAGAAGCGGCTGACTGCGGCGGGCTTCGACACCGACGGCACCGATGGCCGCGTCGGCAAGGACACCATGAAGGCGATCCGCGACTTCCAGTTGAAGGTCGGTATGCAGCCAGCGGACGGCTATGCCGGGCTGAAGGTGCTGGCACGGTTGCGCGCTAGCGGAGTCTAA
- the trpA gene encoding tryptophan synthase subunit alpha, producing MMHRLATVFEELAAQDRKAFVTFITAGDPDTATSLEILKGLPGAGADVIELGMPFSDPMADGPAIQRASLRALHAGQDMHKTLAMVRAFRETNKTTPIVLMGYYNPIYVYPVDSFLADAVEAGVDGLIVVDAPPEADDELCIPALNAGLNFVRLTTPTTDDHRLGAVLANTSGFVYYVSITGVTGTRAPDLEAVAKNVARIKARTRLPVAVGFGVRTPEQAKSIASVADGVVVGSAIVDAIAQSLDDKGRATELTVSSVLTLVEKLSAGLKAA from the coding sequence ATCATGCATCGGCTCGCGACAGTCTTCGAAGAATTGGCGGCTCAAGACCGCAAGGCTTTCGTCACCTTCATTACGGCTGGCGATCCCGACACCGCCACGTCTCTCGAAATCCTCAAGGGTCTGCCGGGGGCGGGCGCGGATGTCATCGAACTTGGCATGCCGTTCTCCGACCCCATGGCGGACGGCCCGGCGATCCAGCGCGCGTCGCTGCGGGCGCTGCACGCCGGTCAGGACATGCACAAGACGCTCGCCATGGTGCGCGCCTTCCGCGAGACGAACAAAACGACGCCCATTGTGCTTATGGGCTACTACAACCCCATATACGTCTATCCGGTGGATAGTTTCCTCGCCGACGCGGTCGAGGCGGGCGTCGACGGGCTGATCGTGGTCGACGCGCCGCCGGAAGCGGACGACGAGCTTTGCATCCCGGCCCTGAACGCCGGATTGAATTTCGTTCGCCTCACAACGCCGACGACAGACGACCATCGCCTCGGCGCCGTACTCGCGAACACGAGTGGCTTCGTCTATTACGTGTCGATCACGGGCGTGACCGGAACGCGCGCGCCCGACCTCGAAGCGGTGGCGAAGAACGTGGCTCGCATCAAGGCGAGAACCAGGCTTCCCGTCGCGGTCGGCTTTGGTGTGCGCACGCCCGAACAGGCGAAGTCCATCGCGAGCGTCGCCGACGGTGTCGTCGTCGGCTCCGCGATCGTAGATGCCATCGCCCAGAGCCTTGACGACAAGGGGCGTGCGACCGAACTAACCGTAAGCTCCGTGCTCACACTGGTCGAAAAGCTCTCCGCCGGCCTGAAGGCAGCCTGA
- the accD gene encoding acetyl-CoA carboxylase, carboxyltransferase subunit beta — translation MNWINSVVRPKISGLWQKREMPENLWIKCPETGQMVFHKDLEANQFVFPQSGHHMRIGAVPRLKTFFDDGKFETLPSPEVPADPLKFRDEKRYADRIKEARAKTGMQDALITGVGLLDGLTVVAGVQDFTFMGGSLGMAAGEAIILGMMKAVELKAPYILFVSSGGARMQEGILSLMQMPRTTVAVQRLRDAGLPYIVVLTNPTTGGVTASYAMLGDIHIAEPGALIGFAGPRVIEQTIREKLPDGFQRSEYLLDHGMIDMVVHRHELRDTLARICAMLTAERRGVAKARAASTAEANARHLNGAASDAKLPATAEQIAATTVEPASPEPTKAPAPASPS, via the coding sequence GTGAACTGGATCAATAGCGTCGTCCGCCCCAAGATCAGCGGTCTCTGGCAGAAAAGGGAGATGCCGGAGAACCTTTGGATCAAATGCCCGGAAACCGGGCAGATGGTATTCCACAAGGATCTGGAGGCGAATCAGTTCGTTTTTCCGCAATCCGGCCATCACATGCGCATCGGGGCTGTGCCGCGGCTGAAAACCTTCTTCGACGACGGCAAGTTCGAGACGCTGCCCTCACCCGAAGTGCCCGCCGACCCGCTGAAGTTCCGCGACGAGAAGCGTTATGCCGACCGTATCAAGGAAGCGCGCGCGAAAACCGGCATGCAGGATGCGCTGATAACGGGCGTCGGTCTGCTCGATGGGCTGACGGTCGTCGCGGGCGTGCAGGATTTCACCTTCATGGGCGGCTCGCTCGGCATGGCGGCGGGTGAGGCGATCATCCTCGGCATGATGAAAGCCGTGGAGCTGAAAGCGCCATACATCCTTTTCGTGTCGTCCGGCGGCGCGCGCATGCAGGAGGGCATCTTGTCGCTCATGCAGATGCCTCGTACCACGGTTGCGGTGCAGCGCCTGCGCGACGCGGGCCTGCCTTATATCGTGGTGCTGACCAACCCGACAACGGGCGGCGTCACTGCGTCTTATGCCATGCTGGGTGACATCCACATCGCGGAACCCGGCGCGCTCATCGGTTTTGCCGGGCCGCGCGTCATCGAGCAGACGATCCGCGAGAAGCTGCCCGATGGCTTCCAGCGTTCGGAATATCTCCTCGACCACGGCATGATCGACATGGTGGTGCACCGCCACGAACTGCGCGACACGCTCGCCCGGATCTGCGCGATGCTGACGGCGGAGCGCCGCGGAGTGGCCAAGGCGCGCGCTGCGTCTACGGCCGAGGCCAACGCACGGCATTTGAACGGCGCGGCCTCCGACGCCAAGCTGCCGGCGACGGCGGAACAGATCGCGGCGACAACCGTCGAGCCTGCCTCGCCTGAGCCGACCAAGGCCCCGGCGCCCGCATCGCCGTCATGA